The Methanophagales archaeon genome segment TGACGAGTGGAGTAGAGCCAGAGGATGCGAGGAAGGCTTTAGAGCTTGCGGAATCGTACTCCGATTTTATATTCGTCTCTCTCGGACTGCATCCAATACATGTAGTGGAGAAGACGGACCATGAGATAAGCGATTATGAGGAGTTTATAAGCGATAACAGAGCAAGAATAGTGGGGATTGGCGAGATAGGACTGGATTATCACTGGATTCGGGACCCTTTAAAGATAAAGAGGACGAAAAATGTATTTAAAGAGCTACTTGAACTGGCGAAGGAGCTTGATCTGCCTGTTGTACTCCATCTACGTGGTGAGGGTGCGATAGAGGAGGGGTTGAAGTTCATCTCCGATGCAGATATAAGGAAAGCGGTATTCCACTGCTTTACCGGTAAACCGCAACTCGCAGCGGAGATCTGCAATGAGAATGAGGGCTATCACATCTCTCTGCCTGCATCAATATCGAAGAGCAAGACGATGAAGAAGGTAGCGAAGAGAATACCGCTCTCATCGCTGCACGCTGAGACTGATGCGCCCTATCTATCGCCAGATGAGCAGAAAAGGAATGTGCCACAGCAGGTTAAGGTGGTTTATGAAGAGATAGCGCGGCAGAAGAAGAGCGATTTCCAAAGTGTCGAGAATGCGATAGATGCCAATTTCGAACGAATGTTCAGGGTCAAGGT includes the following:
- a CDS encoding TatD family hydrolase, with the translated sequence MVKIIDIHCHLTFKEYEADRADVIEDARAILKRVVTSGVEPEDARKALELAESYSDFIFVSLGLHPIHVVEKTDHEISDYEEFISDNRARIVGIGEIGLDYHWIRDPLKIKRTKNVFKELLELAKELDLPVVLHLRGEGAIEEGLKFISDADIRKAVFHCFTGKPQLAAEICNENEGYHISLPASISKSKTMKKVAKRIPLSSLHAETDAPYLSPDEQKRNVPQQVKVVYEEIARQKKSDFQSVENAIDANFERMFRVKVKL